A stretch of Corallococcus macrosporus DNA encodes these proteins:
- a CDS encoding MBL fold metallo-hydrolase → MAMRFKNLDGSGPQPFTRVFKWAVTDKLAGKRRSAPARAVVPHVEPDLAVLATPPAPGEGARLTWLGHASWLVQLDGVSLLIDPVLRDAINVVIRRNVPPGVPVEKLPRIDASLVSHNHYDHLDLPTLKQVGARVITGLGHAPVFQGQGLSFHELDWWEATQVGPVRVHYVPSQHWSRRGLNDANEMLWGGFVVEGSSARVYHSGDTAYFQGFKEIGARFPKLDAALLPIGAYDPAWFMRLQHMNPEEAVQAFEDLGALAFFAMHWGTFKLTDEPLDEPPVRLDAEWLRRGWPRDRVHVLPVGGTHTVRHG, encoded by the coding sequence ATGGCGATGCGCTTCAAGAACCTGGATGGCAGCGGACCGCAGCCCTTCACCCGCGTCTTCAAGTGGGCCGTCACGGACAAGCTCGCGGGCAAGCGCCGCAGCGCGCCCGCGCGCGCCGTCGTGCCGCACGTGGAGCCGGACCTCGCCGTGCTCGCCACCCCGCCCGCCCCGGGCGAAGGCGCCCGCCTGACGTGGCTGGGCCACGCAAGCTGGCTGGTGCAGTTGGACGGCGTGTCGCTGCTCATCGACCCGGTGCTGCGCGACGCCATCAACGTCGTCATCCGCCGCAACGTGCCGCCCGGCGTGCCGGTGGAGAAGCTGCCGCGCATCGACGCGAGCCTCGTGTCCCACAACCACTACGACCACCTGGACCTGCCCACGCTCAAGCAGGTGGGCGCCCGCGTCATCACCGGCCTGGGCCACGCGCCGGTGTTCCAGGGCCAGGGCCTGTCCTTCCACGAGCTGGACTGGTGGGAGGCCACGCAGGTGGGGCCCGTGCGCGTGCACTACGTGCCGTCCCAGCACTGGAGCCGCCGCGGCCTCAACGACGCCAACGAGATGCTCTGGGGCGGCTTCGTGGTGGAGGGCTCCAGCGCGCGCGTCTACCACTCCGGCGACACCGCCTACTTCCAGGGCTTCAAGGAGATTGGTGCCCGGTTCCCCAAGCTGGACGCGGCGCTCTTGCCCATTGGCGCCTACGACCCGGCGTGGTTCATGCGGCTGCAGCACATGAACCCGGAGGAGGCGGTGCAGGCCTTCGAAGACCTGGGCGCGCTGGCCTTCTTCGCCATGCACTGGGGCACGTTCAAGCTGACGGACGAGCCGCTCGACGAGCCTCCCGTCCGCCTGGATGCCGAATGGCTGCGCCGGGGCTGGCCGAGAGACCGTGTGCACGTGCTGCCCGTGGGCGGCACACACACCGTGCGGCACGGTTGA
- a CDS encoding four-helix bundle copper-binding protein, whose protein sequence is MANAEAMRSKDAMRECIDNCMACHRICMETLAECLKRGGKHAEPRLLRMLMDCADICETSARFMLRGSDLHSRTCFACAEVCAACADACEQMGTDAMMKACAEACRRCQESCRSMSGGVMAQPLNPEAAQRAADLPA, encoded by the coding sequence ATGGCGAACGCCGAAGCAATGCGAAGCAAGGACGCGATGCGCGAGTGCATCGACAACTGCATGGCCTGTCACCGCATCTGCATGGAGACGCTGGCGGAGTGTCTGAAGCGGGGAGGCAAGCACGCCGAGCCAAGGCTCCTCCGGATGCTGATGGACTGCGCGGACATCTGCGAGACGAGCGCGCGCTTCATGCTGCGCGGCTCGGACCTGCATTCGCGCACGTGCTTCGCCTGCGCGGAGGTGTGCGCCGCCTGCGCGGACGCCTGCGAGCAGATGGGCACCGACGCCATGATGAAGGCCTGCGCGGAGGCGTGCCGCCGCTGCCAGGAGTCCTGCCGGAGCATGAGCGGCGGGGTGATGGCCCAGCCCCTCAACCCGGAGGCCGCCCAGCGCGCCGCCGACCTGCCTGCCTGA
- a CDS encoding heavy metal translocating P-type ATPase, producing MTHSHPHPHPPAAPSHLPPPGTEGGPAIDPVCGMKVDPRTPRGGSWEHEGHTWFFCNPKCRQRFQADPGQFLQPRTPPPPAPKGAVYVCPMDPEVRQDAPGACPKCGMALEPEAPPVLQTRVEYTCPMHPEVVRDGPGTCPKCGMALEPRTATVEEPPDPELRSMTRRFWVGLLLSVPLMLLGMSDMVPGQPVQHALSPAALVWAQFALATPVVLWVGAPFFQRGWASVRNRHLNMFTLIALGAGAAYAFSVAATLFPHLLPEGARTGHGGTAPVYYEAAAIILTLVALGQVLELRARHATSGALRALLSLAPAMARRISDDGHEEDVPLSHVHAGWRLRVLPGGKVPVDGEVLEGASAVDESLVTGESVPVEKGPGAKVTGGTVNGTGTLVIRAERVGQDTLLSRIVQRVAEAQRTRAPIQRLADRVAGVFVPAVIAVALVTAVVWGVWGPEPRLAHALVNAVAVLIIACPCALGLATPMSVMVGTGQGARMGVLIRDAAALERMAAVDTLVVDKTGTLTEGKPRLVTVEPAPGVDASVLLRQAASLERGSEHPLAAAVVSGARERGVSPVGVEGFQAVPGQGVRGRVDGRDVALGNAALMRSLGVAVEALTERAEALRHEGQTVVLVSVDGRAAGLLGVEDPVKPSTPEALERLRAEGLRVVMLTGDSPTTAHAVARRLGITEVIAGVQPDAKGDAVKALQAQGRVVAMAGDGVNDAPALARADVGIAMGTGTDIAMESAGVTLVKGDLRGIARARALSQAVLRNIRQNLFFAFVYNLLGVPLAAGVLYPVFGLLLSPLFASAAMSLSSVSVIGNALRLRRLKS from the coding sequence ATGACGCATTCCCATCCCCATCCTCATCCCCCCGCCGCCCCTTCCCACCTCCCGCCCCCCGGGACGGAGGGAGGGCCGGCCATCGACCCCGTGTGCGGCATGAAGGTGGACCCGCGCACGCCCCGGGGCGGCAGCTGGGAGCACGAGGGCCACACCTGGTTCTTCTGCAACCCGAAGTGCCGCCAGCGCTTCCAGGCCGACCCCGGACAGTTCCTCCAGCCCCGGACGCCGCCACCCCCTGCCCCGAAGGGCGCCGTGTACGTGTGCCCCATGGATCCGGAGGTGCGCCAGGACGCGCCGGGGGCCTGCCCGAAGTGCGGCATGGCACTGGAGCCGGAGGCGCCGCCCGTCCTTCAGACTCGCGTCGAGTACACCTGCCCCATGCACCCGGAGGTGGTGCGCGACGGGCCGGGCACCTGCCCGAAGTGCGGCATGGCGCTGGAGCCGCGCACGGCGACGGTGGAGGAGCCGCCGGACCCCGAGCTGCGCTCGATGACGCGGCGGTTCTGGGTGGGGCTCTTGCTGAGCGTGCCGCTGATGCTGCTGGGCATGTCGGACATGGTGCCGGGCCAGCCGGTACAGCACGCGCTGTCACCCGCGGCGCTGGTGTGGGCGCAGTTCGCGCTGGCGACGCCGGTGGTGCTGTGGGTGGGGGCGCCGTTCTTCCAGCGGGGTTGGGCGTCGGTGCGCAACCGGCACCTGAACATGTTCACGCTCATCGCGCTGGGTGCGGGCGCCGCGTACGCGTTCAGCGTGGCGGCCACGCTGTTCCCGCACCTGTTGCCGGAAGGCGCGCGCACGGGGCACGGCGGCACCGCGCCCGTGTACTACGAGGCCGCCGCCATCATCCTCACGCTGGTGGCGCTGGGACAGGTGCTGGAGCTGCGCGCCCGCCACGCGACGTCCGGCGCGCTGCGGGCCCTGCTGTCGCTGGCCCCCGCCATGGCGAGGCGCATCTCGGACGACGGCCATGAGGAGGACGTGCCGCTGTCCCACGTGCACGCGGGGTGGCGCCTGCGCGTGCTCCCCGGCGGCAAGGTGCCCGTGGACGGCGAGGTGCTGGAGGGCGCGAGCGCGGTGGACGAGTCGCTGGTCACCGGCGAGTCCGTGCCGGTGGAGAAGGGGCCGGGCGCGAAGGTGACGGGCGGCACGGTGAACGGCACGGGCACGCTGGTGATACGCGCGGAGCGCGTGGGCCAGGACACGCTGCTGTCGCGCATCGTCCAGCGCGTGGCCGAAGCGCAGCGCACCCGCGCGCCCATCCAGCGGCTGGCGGACCGCGTGGCCGGCGTCTTCGTGCCCGCGGTCATCGCGGTGGCGCTGGTGACGGCGGTCGTCTGGGGCGTGTGGGGCCCGGAGCCGAGGCTCGCGCACGCGCTGGTGAACGCGGTGGCGGTGCTGATCATCGCCTGCCCGTGCGCGCTGGGCCTGGCCACGCCCATGTCCGTGATGGTGGGCACGGGACAGGGCGCGCGCATGGGCGTGCTCATCCGCGACGCGGCGGCGCTGGAGCGGATGGCCGCGGTGGACACGCTGGTGGTGGACAAGACGGGCACGCTGACGGAGGGCAAGCCGCGCCTCGTGACGGTGGAGCCCGCGCCGGGCGTGGACGCGTCCGTCCTCCTGCGCCAGGCCGCCAGCCTGGAGCGCGGCAGCGAGCACCCGCTGGCCGCCGCCGTGGTCTCGGGCGCGAGGGAGCGGGGCGTGTCCCCCGTGGGCGTGGAGGGCTTCCAGGCCGTGCCGGGGCAGGGCGTCCGGGGCCGCGTGGACGGCCGTGACGTCGCGTTGGGCAACGCCGCGCTGATGCGGAGCCTGGGCGTGGCGGTGGAGGCGCTGACGGAGCGCGCGGAGGCGCTGCGCCACGAGGGCCAGACCGTGGTGCTGGTGTCCGTGGACGGCCGCGCGGCGGGGCTCCTGGGCGTGGAGGATCCGGTGAAGCCCTCCACGCCGGAGGCCCTGGAGCGGCTGCGGGCCGAGGGCCTGCGCGTGGTGATGCTCACCGGCGACAGCCCGACGACGGCGCACGCGGTGGCGCGCAGGCTGGGCATCACGGAGGTCATCGCGGGCGTGCAGCCGGACGCGAAGGGGGACGCGGTGAAGGCGCTGCAGGCGCAGGGGCGCGTGGTGGCCATGGCGGGGGACGGCGTGAACGACGCTCCGGCGCTCGCGAGGGCGGACGTGGGCATCGCCATGGGGACGGGCACGGACATCGCGATGGAGAGCGCGGGCGTGACGCTGGTGAAGGGCGACCTGCGCGGCATCGCGAGGGCGCGCGCGCTGAGCCAGGCCGTGCTGCGCAACATCCGGCAGAACCTCTTCTTCGCCTTCGTCTACAACCTGCTGGGCGTCCCGCTGGCGGCGGGCGTGCTGTACCCCGTCTTCGGCCTGCTGCTGAGCCCGCTGTTCGCGAGCGCGGCGATGAGCCTTTCGTCCGTCTCCGTCATCGGCAATGCCCTGCGGTTGCGGCGGCTGAAGTCCTAG
- a CDS encoding sigma-54-dependent transcriptional regulator: MSDAKASVLVVDDKENMLKLFARILGDAYAVTTAPDGAQALALLSARAFDVVVTDIQMPGADGFTVLREVKRRAPDTEVLLVTAYASIPKAVEAIKEGAYDYLSKPFDPDDVALVVARALERRRQNLEARGLAARAARMPDFHGLFGTSPALQKTHALLAQVAARDLTVVLTGETGTGKELAARALHRESPRRDKPFVAVNCGALPAELVESELFGHARGAFTGATGAKAGLFEEAHGGTLFLDEVGDLPLPVQVKLNRALQEKEIRRVGTTTPVTVDVRVVAATHRDLAEEVAQGRFREDLYYRLGGVTVRMPALRERREDIPLLALHFLAAANRPELEGFTPQALQSLTAAPWPGNVRQLQNAVARAAAVAAGPRITPEDLPPELHAARTPTAPGPLPAEALAKQPYREAVDRVRDAVSRDYLTALMQEFSGNVTHAAERAGMERESLHRLLKRYGVRTEDFKRGD; this comes from the coding sequence ATGAGCGACGCGAAGGCTTCGGTCCTCGTCGTGGACGACAAGGAGAACATGCTCAAGCTGTTCGCGCGCATCCTCGGGGACGCGTACGCGGTGACGACCGCTCCCGACGGCGCACAGGCGCTGGCCCTGCTCTCCGCGCGCGCGTTCGACGTGGTCGTCACCGACATCCAGATGCCGGGCGCGGATGGCTTCACGGTGCTGCGCGAGGTGAAGCGGCGCGCGCCGGACACGGAGGTCCTCCTCGTCACCGCCTACGCGAGCATCCCCAAGGCCGTGGAGGCCATCAAGGAGGGCGCGTACGACTACCTGTCCAAGCCCTTCGACCCGGACGACGTGGCGCTCGTCGTCGCCCGCGCCCTGGAGCGCCGGCGCCAGAACCTCGAGGCCCGGGGGCTGGCCGCCCGCGCGGCGCGCATGCCGGACTTCCACGGCCTCTTCGGCACCAGCCCCGCGCTCCAGAAGACGCACGCGCTGCTGGCGCAGGTGGCCGCGCGCGACCTCACCGTGGTGCTCACCGGGGAGACGGGCACCGGCAAGGAGCTGGCCGCGCGCGCGTTGCACCGGGAGAGCCCGCGCCGCGACAAGCCCTTCGTCGCGGTGAACTGCGGCGCGCTGCCGGCGGAGCTGGTGGAGAGCGAGCTGTTCGGCCACGCGCGTGGCGCCTTCACCGGGGCGACGGGCGCGAAGGCCGGCCTCTTCGAGGAGGCCCACGGCGGCACGCTCTTCCTGGACGAGGTGGGGGACCTGCCCCTGCCCGTGCAGGTGAAGCTCAACCGCGCGCTCCAGGAGAAGGAGATCCGCCGCGTGGGCACCACCACGCCGGTGACGGTGGACGTGCGCGTGGTGGCGGCCACGCACCGCGACCTCGCGGAGGAGGTGGCGCAGGGGCGCTTCCGCGAGGACCTCTACTACCGGCTGGGCGGCGTGACGGTGCGGATGCCCGCCCTGCGCGAGCGGCGCGAGGACATCCCGCTGCTGGCCCTGCACTTCCTCGCCGCCGCGAACCGGCCGGAGCTGGAGGGCTTCACGCCCCAGGCCCTCCAGTCCCTCACCGCCGCGCCGTGGCCCGGCAACGTGCGGCAGCTCCAGAACGCGGTGGCGCGCGCGGCGGCGGTGGCGGCGGGGCCTCGCATCACCCCGGAGGACCTGCCCCCGGAGCTCCATGCGGCGCGGACGCCCACGGCCCCGGGGCCGCTGCCCGCGGAGGCCCTGGCGAAGCAGCCCTACCGCGAGGCGGTGGACCGCGTGCGCGATGCCGTGTCGCGCGACTACCTCACCGCGCTGATGCAGGAGTTCTCCGGCAACGTCACCCACGCGGCCGAGCGCGCGGGCATGGAGCGCGAGAGCCTGCACCGCCTGCTCAAGCGCTACGGCGTGCGCACGGAGGACTTCAAGCGCGGGGACTGA
- a CDS encoding sensor histidine kinase, which translates to MGPVSGTTTRRVLLAFGALVALFAAASGYALGRLSDIHEGTHALREVGGRAREARELATAVRDQYAHLAHTIILGNDSHRRFHTEARARVEALTRRLAEHARDAEERAAVADIQASGDALDTLYRDTLLPAVMAKDARAVEAAHGRALEWVSRIQARVDALTADSDASMAAFESHVGAVERDSFRWALLLLGGATLFAAGVGVYIGNSVARPVARLSEGAARLSRGDLDARIPEDDPGELGHLAAQLNRMTGALREHQARLVQHEKLAGIGRLAAGVAHEINNPLGVILGYVRLLQRRAEGALAEDLRVVEEEAVRCQDIVEGLLDLARPGRGPLEPVALRDACEEVVLRLREATRLGPQGSVSVEVHGEGTAWAQASRLRQVLLNLVKNAAEAAGEGGRVEVRIAVDAAGASRVAVSDSGPGVPPDARLFEPFFTTKPSGTGLGLAVSQAIAEAHGGRIDVDTGPLGGARFTLSLPAPSREQEAAA; encoded by the coding sequence ATGGGACCTGTCTCCGGCACCACGACCCGCAGGGTGTTGCTCGCGTTCGGCGCGCTGGTGGCGCTGTTCGCGGCGGCGTCGGGCTATGCGCTCGGCCGGCTGTCGGACATCCATGAGGGCACGCATGCGCTGCGCGAGGTGGGCGGCCGGGCGCGGGAGGCGCGCGAGCTGGCCACGGCGGTGCGGGACCAGTACGCGCACCTGGCGCACACCATCATCCTGGGCAACGACAGCCACCGGCGCTTCCACACGGAGGCCCGCGCGCGGGTGGAGGCGCTGACGCGGCGGCTGGCGGAGCACGCGCGCGACGCGGAGGAGCGCGCGGCGGTGGCGGACATCCAGGCGTCCGGCGACGCGCTGGACACCCTCTACCGGGACACGCTCCTGCCCGCGGTGATGGCGAAGGACGCGCGGGCCGTGGAGGCTGCGCATGGGCGCGCGCTGGAGTGGGTGTCGCGCATCCAGGCGCGGGTGGATGCGCTGACGGCGGACTCGGACGCGTCGATGGCGGCCTTCGAGTCGCACGTGGGCGCGGTGGAGCGCGACAGCTTCCGCTGGGCGCTGCTGCTGCTGGGCGGGGCCACGCTGTTCGCGGCCGGAGTGGGCGTGTACATCGGCAACTCGGTGGCGCGGCCGGTGGCGCGGCTGTCGGAGGGCGCGGCGCGGCTGTCGCGCGGGGACCTGGACGCGCGCATCCCGGAGGACGACCCGGGGGAGCTGGGCCACCTGGCCGCGCAGCTCAACCGGATGACCGGCGCGCTGCGCGAGCATCAGGCGCGGCTCGTCCAGCACGAGAAGCTGGCGGGCATTGGCCGGCTGGCGGCGGGCGTGGCGCACGAAATCAACAACCCGCTGGGCGTCATCCTCGGGTACGTGCGGCTGTTGCAGCGGCGGGCGGAGGGCGCGCTCGCGGAGGACCTGCGCGTGGTGGAGGAGGAGGCGGTGCGCTGCCAGGACATCGTGGAGGGGCTGCTGGACCTGGCGCGGCCAGGGCGCGGGCCGCTGGAGCCGGTGGCGCTGCGCGACGCGTGCGAGGAGGTCGTCCTGCGCCTGCGTGAAGCCACGCGCCTGGGGCCCCAGGGCTCGGTCTCGGTGGAGGTGCACGGCGAGGGCACCGCGTGGGCGCAGGCATCCCGGCTGCGGCAGGTGCTGCTCAACCTGGTGAAGAACGCGGCGGAAGCGGCGGGGGAGGGCGGACGGGTGGAGGTGCGCATCGCGGTGGACGCGGCCGGCGCTTCGCGCGTGGCGGTGTCGGACTCCGGGCCCGGGGTGCCGCCCGACGCGCGGCTGTTCGAGCCGTTCTTCACGACGAAGCCCTCGGGCACGGGATTGGGGCTCGCGGTGAGCCAGGCCATCGCGGAGGCGCACGGCGGCCGCATCGACGTGGACACCGGGCCTCTGGGCGGCGCGCGCTTCACGCTGTCGCTGCCCGCCCCGTCGCGTGAACAGGAGGCAGCGGCATGA
- a CDS encoding aromatic ring-hydroxylating oxygenase subunit alpha, whose product MNAREEGRAPGASPSHISVVRLPHSWFILCTSRELGDKPLARTLQGTPLVLFRGEGGRPGALVDRCPHRNVPLSLGRVKDGQLECGYHGWRFDTGGQCRLVPGLVGEPEARSRCASSHATREQDGFVWVYSTPGVEPTTEPFRFPLLDAADYTTVRRVLRAPGSLHAVLENTLDVPHTAFLHGGLFRTPEKKNEIDVVVRRSADRVEAEYLGEPAPKGLVGKLLAPGGQVVQHFDRFLMPSIAQVEYRIGDKSHILVNSAMTPVSDWDTLVYAVVTVKLPVPRWLLKAAVPFVLPVGLHIFGQDARILERQTDSIRRFGTEAYASTEIDVLGPSILRLMRAQERERTSPPPDTVHETRVRMRT is encoded by the coding sequence ATGAATGCCCGCGAGGAGGGACGCGCCCCTGGTGCGTCCCCCAGTCACATCTCCGTCGTCCGGCTTCCCCACTCCTGGTTCATCCTCTGCACGTCGCGCGAATTGGGGGACAAGCCGCTCGCGCGCACGCTGCAGGGCACGCCCCTGGTGCTCTTCCGGGGCGAGGGTGGCAGGCCGGGCGCCCTGGTGGACCGCTGCCCGCACCGCAACGTGCCCCTGTCGCTGGGGCGCGTGAAGGACGGGCAACTGGAGTGCGGCTACCACGGGTGGCGCTTCGACACCGGAGGCCAGTGCCGGCTCGTCCCCGGCCTGGTGGGCGAGCCCGAGGCCCGCTCCCGCTGCGCCTCGTCCCACGCGACGCGCGAGCAGGACGGCTTCGTCTGGGTCTACTCCACGCCCGGCGTGGAGCCCACGACGGAGCCCTTCCGCTTCCCGCTGCTGGACGCGGCGGACTACACCACCGTGCGCCGCGTGCTGCGCGCGCCCGGGTCGCTGCACGCGGTGCTGGAGAACACGCTGGACGTGCCGCACACCGCCTTCCTCCACGGTGGCCTGTTCCGCACCCCGGAGAAGAAGAACGAAATCGACGTGGTGGTGCGCCGCAGCGCGGACCGCGTGGAGGCGGAGTACCTGGGCGAGCCCGCGCCCAAGGGGCTCGTGGGGAAGCTGCTCGCGCCGGGCGGCCAGGTGGTGCAGCACTTCGACCGCTTCCTGATGCCCTCCATCGCGCAGGTGGAGTACCGCATCGGGGACAAAAGCCACATCCTGGTCAACTCCGCCATGACGCCGGTGAGTGACTGGGACACGCTCGTGTACGCGGTGGTGACGGTGAAGCTGCCCGTGCCGCGCTGGCTGCTCAAGGCCGCGGTGCCCTTCGTGCTGCCGGTGGGGCTGCACATCTTCGGGCAGGACGCGCGCATCCTGGAGCGGCAGACGGACTCCATCCGCCGCTTCGGCACGGAGGCCTACGCCTCCACCGAAATCGACGTCCTGGGGCCCAGCATCCTGCGCCTGATGCGCGCCCAGGAGCGCGAGCGCACTTCTCCGCCCCCGGACACGGTGCACGAGACGCGCGTGCGCATGCGCACGTAG
- a CDS encoding DUF7151 family protein, with translation MRRKWATWGAAMALLVSGCDAIDLSELTQRDAKTQVRVEPPGEHCEFGGTEIQTGLDQDRDGKLDDAEVTTTEYVCDAAPFKIRTRARVEPHGVNCELGGRTVESGLDRNDNGQLDDGEVATADFVCATAVANVLLRVRPVAPGARCPQGGHLSHAGHDANGNGLLEDAEISQEVYTCDESAPVLSRVRALPAFTAPCDGDDGGGAVLESGLDLDGDSALTTSEIEATTYVCNLDRDDLKLRQQAEPAGPNCARGGTRVDVFLDRDDDGELDPNGYTSSVYVCQATRVHDGDFVVADPVDLVALAGVTHLRGELIISAPTLIDASLPSLAVIQGSFTARGNASLRRLSLPALRFVGGDVAVRSNARLDALTLGTTAARAVLWVERSLLVEDNPMLPTLEGLEAVQPRDSVSLRANNAMVEPGVLPHVTVLRGSLFIEDHLRMDRTPFVNLSQVHGDVHLTNNPAMGGPFGLEQLVRVDGTLALRENALLERLQPLGQLTSVGMLEIVGNPRLPDTTGLERLASADRIYIQGNKELVSVGDMPALERVGDGFVVKANEKLQRVHHLPLLRSATTVSSVSNLALTSLEGFNRLTRLTTLEMLGNPSLTNLGDLALLRELDVLSLQGNTALTAFGLPELARITLNFVVVDNPKLPTCRATALVASVFTGDPVSGVNIDANDDTATCP, from the coding sequence ATGCGACGCAAGTGGGCGACGTGGGGGGCCGCGATGGCCCTGCTCGTCAGCGGCTGTGATGCCATCGACCTGTCGGAGCTCACCCAGCGCGACGCGAAGACCCAGGTGCGCGTGGAGCCTCCTGGCGAGCACTGCGAGTTCGGCGGGACCGAGATCCAGACCGGCCTGGACCAGGACCGCGACGGGAAGCTGGACGACGCGGAGGTCACCACCACCGAGTACGTCTGCGACGCGGCCCCCTTCAAGATCCGCACGCGCGCGCGGGTGGAGCCGCACGGCGTGAACTGCGAGCTGGGGGGCCGGACCGTGGAGTCCGGTCTGGACCGCAACGACAATGGCCAGCTCGACGACGGCGAGGTGGCCACCGCCGACTTCGTCTGCGCCACCGCGGTCGCCAACGTGCTCCTGCGCGTGCGGCCGGTGGCCCCGGGCGCGCGCTGCCCCCAGGGCGGTCACCTGTCGCACGCCGGCCACGACGCCAACGGCAACGGGCTGCTGGAGGACGCGGAGATCTCCCAGGAGGTGTACACCTGCGACGAGTCGGCCCCCGTGCTGTCGCGCGTGCGCGCGCTGCCGGCCTTCACCGCGCCGTGCGACGGCGACGACGGCGGAGGCGCCGTGCTGGAGTCCGGCCTGGACCTGGACGGTGACTCCGCGCTCACGACCTCCGAGATCGAAGCCACCACCTACGTCTGCAACCTGGACCGGGACGACCTGAAGCTCCGTCAGCAGGCCGAGCCCGCGGGGCCGAACTGCGCCCGGGGTGGCACGCGCGTGGACGTGTTCCTGGACCGGGACGACGACGGAGAGCTGGATCCCAACGGCTACACGTCGTCGGTGTACGTGTGCCAGGCGACGCGCGTGCACGACGGGGACTTCGTGGTGGCGGACCCCGTGGACCTGGTCGCCCTGGCGGGCGTCACCCACCTGCGGGGCGAGCTGATCATCTCCGCGCCCACGCTCATCGACGCCTCCCTGCCCTCGCTGGCCGTCATCCAGGGCAGCTTCACGGCGCGGGGCAACGCCAGCCTGCGGCGGCTGTCCCTGCCCGCGCTGCGCTTCGTGGGCGGCGACGTGGCGGTGCGCTCCAACGCCCGGCTGGACGCGCTGACGCTGGGCACGACGGCGGCGCGGGCCGTCCTGTGGGTCGAGCGCAGCCTCCTCGTGGAGGACAACCCCATGCTCCCCACGCTGGAGGGGTTGGAGGCCGTGCAGCCCCGCGACAGCGTCTCCCTGCGCGCGAACAACGCGATGGTGGAGCCCGGCGTGCTGCCCCACGTCACCGTGCTGCGGGGGTCGCTCTTCATCGAGGACCACCTGCGCATGGACCGCACGCCGTTCGTGAACCTGTCCCAGGTCCACGGCGACGTGCACCTCACGAACAACCCCGCGATGGGCGGCCCCTTCGGCCTGGAGCAGCTCGTGCGCGTGGACGGCACGCTGGCGCTTCGGGAGAACGCCTTGCTGGAGCGGCTCCAGCCGCTGGGTCAGCTCACCTCCGTGGGCATGCTGGAGATCGTCGGCAACCCCCGGCTGCCGGACACGACGGGGCTGGAGCGGCTCGCCTCCGCGGACCGCATCTACATCCAGGGCAACAAGGAGCTGGTGAGCGTGGGGGACATGCCCGCGCTGGAGCGCGTGGGGGACGGCTTCGTCGTGAAGGCCAACGAGAAGCTGCAGCGCGTGCACCACCTGCCCCTGCTGCGGAGCGCGACCACGGTGTCCTCCGTGAGCAACCTCGCGCTGACGTCGCTGGAGGGCTTCAACCGGCTGACCCGGCTGACCACCCTGGAGATGCTGGGCAACCCGTCGCTGACGAACCTGGGCGACCTGGCGCTGCTGCGCGAGCTGGACGTCCTCAGCCTCCAGGGCAACACGGCGCTCACGGCCTTCGGCCTGCCGGAGCTGGCGCGCATCACGCTCAACTTCGTCGTCGTGGACAACCCCAAGCTGCCCACGTGCCGGGCCACCGCGCTCGTGGCCAGCGTGTTCACGGGCGACCCGGTGTCGGGCGTGAACATCGACGCCAACGACGACACGGCGACCTGCCCCTGA
- a CDS encoding RNA polymerase sigma factor gives MDVEGPDAAGLPPEREEVVAALLAHQRRFLAFVERRVGSRAVAEDLLQTAFARTLEKGGALKDGEGAVAWFYRLLRNALVDHHRRQAAEGRALEVEARDAGDATDDLELKGAVCACLADLLPTLKPEYAQLVRQVDLEGRAVPDVAREVGITANNAGVRLHRARLALKRSLERGCGACAAHGCLDCSCKPRR, from the coding sequence TTGGACGTTGAAGGGCCAGACGCCGCGGGGCTGCCCCCGGAGCGTGAAGAGGTGGTGGCGGCGCTCCTGGCACACCAGCGCCGCTTCCTCGCCTTCGTGGAGCGGCGCGTGGGCAGCAGGGCCGTCGCGGAGGACCTCCTCCAGACGGCCTTCGCCCGCACCCTGGAGAAGGGCGGGGCGCTGAAGGACGGCGAGGGCGCGGTGGCGTGGTTCTACCGCCTGCTGCGCAACGCCCTCGTGGACCACCACCGCCGGCAGGCCGCGGAGGGACGCGCGCTGGAGGTGGAGGCGCGCGACGCCGGGGACGCCACCGACGACCTGGAGCTCAAGGGCGCGGTGTGCGCGTGCCTCGCGGACCTGCTGCCCACCCTCAAGCCCGAGTACGCGCAGCTGGTGCGCCAGGTGGACCTGGAGGGGCGCGCCGTGCCGGACGTGGCGCGCGAGGTGGGCATCACCGCCAACAACGCGGGCGTGCGGCTTCACCGTGCGCGGCTCGCGCTCAAGCGTTCGCTGGAGCGCGGCTGCGGCGCGTGCGCGGCGCACGGCTGCCTGGACTGCTCCTGCAAGCCCCGCCGCTGA